A single Filimonas effusa DNA region contains:
- a CDS encoding FtsB/FtsL family cell division protein — MKKMISLLLLYQLMVTIASAQSNSFPDIILTSPDYPKIDFNGRILYRGVGGNNLTWRYDGINDAVLIHSANFNNYVPSLTGAGASGSWNINAASAGVWSGQSFGGVGDSIGYYMLGHSTGNSWAAYTPDKVKRWLGMPAAGETLQSVMERGNTTSRPLYLNGYGTQFLIAGNNNNYVGSDLNIRRSNTSPEVGRGIVIQLDDINPVSASSHMIQGSGEGLQFFNTHAGADWQERMRISTSGNVGIGAVSPAEKLHVVGNTRSEGQIRFYTPYPDAGGNSGIVANPNGWTRIDPNGGRFIMTVFKEDVDAARNILDIERVDTWQKLMELKADGSGFFQGNIGIGTSAPQSKLAVNGDITTKKIKVTQTGWPDYVFESSYQLAPISYVEKFIQENKHLPEVPSAAEVKKDGLDLGDNQAVLLKKIEELTLYIIQQNKEIIQQNKEVAQLKKRVADLEAK; from the coding sequence ATGAAAAAGATGATAAGCCTTTTGTTGTTATATCAATTGATGGTAACAATTGCCTCTGCCCAGTCAAACTCATTTCCAGATATCATTCTCACTTCACCTGATTACCCGAAAATTGATTTCAACGGACGGATCTTGTATAGGGGTGTTGGCGGAAATAATCTAACCTGGAGATATGATGGCATTAATGATGCTGTATTGATTCACTCGGCTAATTTCAATAACTACGTACCTTCCCTGACTGGCGCAGGGGCTAGCGGCAGTTGGAATATAAATGCAGCAAGTGCCGGAGTCTGGAGCGGACAGAGTTTTGGTGGTGTAGGCGATAGTATTGGGTATTATATGCTGGGACACAGTACGGGGAATTCCTGGGCGGCTTATACACCTGATAAGGTGAAACGCTGGCTTGGCATGCCTGCCGCCGGAGAAACGCTCCAGAGTGTAATGGAGCGGGGGAATACTACAAGCAGGCCATTGTATCTTAACGGCTATGGAACGCAATTCTTAATCGCAGGTAATAATAATAATTACGTTGGTTCCGATTTGAACATAAGAAGAAGTAATACCAGCCCTGAGGTCGGTCGTGGCATAGTTATTCAGCTTGATGATATTAACCCTGTTAGTGCGAGTTCTCATATGATTCAGGGTTCAGGTGAAGGGCTGCAATTCTTTAACACCCATGCCGGAGCAGACTGGCAGGAAAGGATGCGCATTTCCACGAGTGGGAATGTGGGGATAGGTGCAGTATCGCCTGCTGAAAAGTTGCATGTTGTGGGAAATACCAGGTCTGAGGGGCAAATAAGATTTTATACGCCTTATCCTGATGCCGGCGGAAACTCTGGAATAGTAGCCAATCCCAATGGCTGGACCAGAATTGATCCTAATGGAGGCAGGTTTATAATGACCGTGTTTAAGGAGGATGTGGATGCCGCAAGAAATATTCTCGATATAGAACGTGTTGATACATGGCAAAAGCTGATGGAGCTAAAAGCTGACGGCAGTGGTTTCTTCCAGGGAAATATAGGTATTGGCACGTCTGCTCCACAAAGTAAACTTGCTGTTAATGGCGACATCACTACAAAGAAAATAAAGGTAACTCAAACCGGCTGGCCGGACTATGTATTTGAATCGTCTTATCAGCTGGCACCGATTTCTTATGTTGAAAAATTCATACAGGAAAATAAGCATCTTCCTGAAGTCCCATCTGCGGCAGAAGTGAAAAAAGATGGTCTTGACCTCGGCGATAATCAGGCTGTTTTGCTGAAAAAGATAGAAGAGCTTACACTTTATATCATTCAGCAGAATAAAGAAATTATACAGCAGAATAAAGAAGTCGCGCAGTTAAAGAAAAGAGTGGCAGACCTGGAAGCAAAATGA
- a CDS encoding PKD domain-containing protein yields the protein MNKRFLSLALEEIAVPAFLKRFTAFLFSICIIVTGATAQDFSNKGKDFWVGYGSHVSMYNSNSGALLANGGTQNMILYFTSAEDADVTVSIPRLGWSRNYHVSANQVTESDAMPKTSSYDARLASEGVSQAGIHITSTRPIVAYAHIYDNNVSGASLLFPTPTLGQDYYVLGFTQQSNSNFSYPFCFVIATENNTTVEITPSANTQHHQAGVPFTQVLQQGEVLNLLGQLTGGSADQRTGVDLTGTRIRSVSSGGNGCTKIAVFCGTSKLNIKCQPNGSGSADNTIQQIFPFSAWGKNYITAPTRNMPNNFFRVMVKDPATKVKLNGTPLTGLINNSYYQFQSASTGVITSDIPVLVAQFITTSNQCGNTILGTVGDPEMIYLSPVEQTINKITLNSTSHYNITSHFINVIMRKGGVASFRLDGTDVSTSFTPLPQDASYSYAQLPVSAGVHQLQSDSGFNAIAYGYGNTESYGYNAGTNVSDLYQYISIKTQYNTTNLPATCEKTPFRLSVTLPYKPASIHWDFGNAPISPNAPVAITAPQPDSSFQKDDKTLYVFWLPGSFIFNSTGSFSVKLEVDNPTPDGCSGIQEINYDVQVYNLPSIDWKAQTTGCFGDPVQFEAVPAVNGRSISTYAWDFGDGSTNNIAAPVKQYTLAGSYPINLAIITDIGCQAAVTKNLVLDTPPVAAFTISDTTCMGKAVTYNNRSTVTSGTITSWFWDDGNGTKDTLFTNASFPALYPAAGVYKPSLQVQTSTGCTGTRESQSVTIGAFPVVKFGMPDICLNDAGARFIDSSTLAGKEALSYHWRFGDPAATLLNPDTSILQHPVHKYTAAASYQVTETVSTTYHCTSALTKTFVVNGASPSAAFTITNENQLCSNQAVELQNLSSVDFGRITKLLLYWNTLDNPAAADTDYVTYSGKRYTRQYTRATTSKQVQLIVRAYSGETCMSETSKLLTLHASPALRFNALPSLCAGENNFQITTAAETGGVKGQFIYSGTGINASGFASSAYKAGIYKIKALYVSDEGCRDSAFQSLNVYPMPSLDPMPTVTVLEGGTAILTPVYKAVKPSFLWTPALYLSSSIVASPVVNTANDQQYTLTITDSGGCYTSQTVQVKVLKDLKVANVFSPNGDGIHDTWTIPYIESYPGCTIDIFNRYGQKIFSSTGYKKEWDGTGFGGPLPAGTYYYILRPGMGRSQITGSVTIIR from the coding sequence ATGAACAAAAGATTCCTAAGCCTCGCACTGGAAGAAATAGCCGTTCCGGCATTTCTCAAGCGCTTTACAGCGTTCTTATTTTCTATATGTATTATTGTTACAGGCGCAACGGCACAGGACTTCTCCAATAAAGGGAAAGATTTCTGGGTGGGTTATGGAAGCCATGTATCCATGTATAATTCAAACTCCGGCGCATTATTGGCCAATGGCGGCACCCAGAATATGATCCTTTATTTCACCTCGGCAGAGGATGCAGATGTTACCGTTAGCATTCCCCGTTTGGGCTGGAGCCGCAATTATCATGTGTCGGCAAACCAGGTAACAGAATCTGATGCGATGCCCAAAACATCTTCTTACGATGCAAGGCTCGCCTCTGAAGGGGTTTCGCAGGCGGGTATTCATATTACCAGCACCAGGCCCATCGTTGCTTACGCGCATATCTACGACAATAATGTATCCGGCGCCTCCCTGTTGTTTCCTACGCCTACCCTTGGACAGGATTATTATGTGCTTGGGTTCACGCAGCAGTCGAACAGCAACTTCTCTTACCCTTTTTGTTTTGTGATAGCAACGGAAAACAATACAACGGTGGAGATCACCCCCAGCGCCAATACGCAGCATCACCAGGCCGGCGTGCCTTTTACCCAGGTATTACAACAGGGCGAAGTGTTGAACCTGCTGGGACAATTAACCGGCGGCAGCGCCGACCAGCGGACAGGCGTAGATCTTACCGGCACCCGCATCCGTTCTGTCAGCAGCGGTGGCAACGGCTGTACTAAAATTGCCGTGTTCTGTGGTACCAGCAAGCTCAATATAAAATGCCAGCCAAACGGCAGCGGCAGCGCCGATAATACCATCCAGCAGATCTTTCCCTTCAGCGCCTGGGGCAAAAACTATATTACAGCGCCTACCCGCAATATGCCCAACAACTTTTTCCGGGTGATGGTAAAAGATCCTGCCACCAAAGTAAAACTCAACGGCACGCCGCTTACGGGCCTTATCAATAACAGTTATTACCAGTTCCAGTCTGCCAGTACCGGCGTTATCACGTCCGATATTCCTGTGCTGGTCGCGCAGTTTATTACCACCAGCAACCAATGCGGCAATACCATCTTAGGTACCGTTGGTGATCCGGAGATGATCTACCTGAGTCCCGTAGAACAAACCATCAATAAAATAACGCTCAACTCCACCAGTCATTATAACATTACCAGCCATTTTATAAATGTGATCATGCGCAAGGGAGGCGTGGCATCGTTCCGGCTCGACGGCACCGATGTAAGCACATCGTTCACGCCGTTACCACAGGATGCATCCTACTCCTATGCACAACTGCCGGTAAGTGCAGGCGTACATCAGCTGCAGTCCGACTCCGGCTTCAATGCCATTGCTTATGGTTACGGCAACACAGAAAGCTATGGATACAATGCCGGCACCAACGTTTCGGACCTTTACCAGTATATATCCATCAAAACGCAATACAACACTACCAACCTGCCTGCCACCTGCGAGAAAACGCCTTTCCGGCTTTCCGTTACTTTACCTTATAAACCGGCAAGCATTCATTGGGATTTTGGCAATGCCCCTATTTCCCCCAATGCCCCTGTTGCCATCACTGCACCGCAACCGGATAGCTCTTTCCAGAAAGATGATAAAACATTGTATGTGTTCTGGCTGCCCGGTAGTTTTATTTTCAACAGCACAGGTTCTTTCTCTGTAAAACTTGAAGTAGACAACCCTACTCCCGATGGCTGTTCAGGTATACAGGAAATCAACTACGATGTACAGGTTTACAACCTGCCTTCTATCGACTGGAAGGCGCAGACTACCGGCTGCTTTGGCGACCCGGTGCAATTTGAAGCAGTACCTGCCGTCAATGGACGCAGCATATCTACCTATGCCTGGGATTTTGGCGATGGCAGTACCAATAACATAGCTGCGCCGGTGAAACAATATACTTTGGCAGGAAGTTACCCCATAAACCTTGCGATCATAACGGATATAGGCTGCCAGGCAGCGGTCACTAAAAACTTAGTATTGGATACCCCTCCTGTCGCTGCCTTTACCATAAGCGACACCACCTGCATGGGAAAGGCAGTCACCTATAATAACAGATCAACCGTTACCAGCGGCACTATTACCAGTTGGTTCTGGGATGACGGCAACGGCACCAAAGATACCCTGTTTACCAACGCCTCTTTTCCTGCGTTATACCCGGCAGCTGGTGTATACAAGCCTTCGCTCCAGGTGCAAACTTCCACAGGCTGTACGGGAACAAGAGAAAGCCAATCCGTTACCATCGGCGCATTCCCTGTTGTAAAGTTTGGAATGCCCGATATCTGTCTTAATGATGCCGGTGCGCGGTTCATCGATAGTTCTACTTTAGCGGGAAAAGAAGCGCTTAGCTATCACTGGCGTTTTGGCGATCCTGCTGCCACCTTGCTTAATCCCGATACTTCTATACTACAACATCCCGTTCATAAATACACGGCAGCTGCCAGTTACCAGGTCACCGAAACTGTAAGCACCACTTATCACTGCACCAGCGCTTTAACCAAAACGTTCGTGGTGAATGGCGCATCGCCCTCGGCTGCTTTCACCATCACCAACGAAAACCAGTTATGCAGTAACCAAGCGGTGGAATTGCAGAATCTCTCCAGTGTAGATTTCGGCCGTATCACCAAACTGCTGCTATACTGGAATACACTCGACAATCCTGCCGCTGCCGACACTGATTATGTTACTTATAGCGGCAAGCGTTATACCCGGCAATATACCCGCGCCACTACCAGCAAACAGGTTCAATTAATAGTAAGAGCTTATTCGGGCGAAACCTGTATGAGCGAAACCAGCAAGTTGTTAACGCTGCATGCCAGTCCCGCCTTACGCTTCAACGCATTGCCGTCGTTGTGCGCAGGCGAAAATAATTTCCAGATCACCACTGCAGCCGAAACCGGCGGTGTAAAAGGACAATTCATTTATTCCGGCACAGGGATCAATGCATCAGGCTTTGCCTCTTCTGCTTATAAGGCAGGTATTTATAAGATAAAAGCATTGTATGTATCCGATGAAGGCTGTCGCGATTCTGCCTTCCAATCATTAAATGTATATCCTATGCCTTCGCTGGATCCTATGCCCACAGTAACGGTGCTGGAAGGCGGCACAGCCATTTTAACGCCGGTATACAAGGCCGTAAAACCTTCTTTCCTGTGGACACCTGCTCTTTACCTGAGCAGCAGCATAGTGGCCTCGCCAGTTGTCAACACTGCCAACGACCAGCAATATACCCTCACCATTACCGACAGCGGCGGCTGTTATACCAGCCAGACGGTACAGGTAAAAGTGCTGAAAGACCTTAAAGTGGCTAATGTTTTTTCACCCAATGGCGATGGCATACATGACACCTGGACAATACCTTATATTGAATCTTACCCCGGCTGTACGATCGATATCTTCAACAGGTACGGACAAAAAATATTCAGCTCAACAGGCTATAAGAAGGAATGGGATGGAACCGGCTTTGGCGGCCCGCTTCCGGCTGGCACTTACTATTATATTCTCAGGCCGGGAATGGGAAGAAGCCAGATAACAGGGTCTGTTACCATAATAAGATAA
- a CDS encoding ATP-binding cassette domain-containing protein yields the protein MKHVFRADGIQLSFGLRCILSDIYIGSETGMITGLLGRNGQGKSCLMNIIYGTLPTTDKSVRVDDARLLEAFRRPDLLTYLPQFNYIPKHLRLRRIFLDFELSFDHFLSHFPEYQKVYELPVGSLSGGQRRLVEVYCLIKSKALFTMLDEPFSHLSPVQVERLKLVMEEELPAKGFLVTDHMYHYLLGFCHQVYVLQNGKTHLTKSREDIERLGYLAGA from the coding sequence ATGAAGCATGTTTTCAGGGCCGATGGCATACAGTTGTCGTTTGGATTACGCTGTATTTTATCGGATATCTATATTGGCAGCGAAACCGGTATGATCACTGGTTTGCTGGGGCGCAACGGGCAAGGTAAATCCTGCCTCATGAACATTATTTATGGAACGCTGCCTACTACAGATAAATCGGTCAGGGTTGATGACGCACGCCTGCTCGAAGCCTTCCGCCGGCCCGATCTGCTCACCTATTTGCCGCAGTTCAATTATATTCCAAAACATTTACGGCTGAGACGGATCTTTCTTGACTTTGAATTGTCGTTTGATCATTTCCTGTCTCATTTTCCTGAGTATCAAAAAGTATATGAACTACCCGTTGGCAGCCTGTCCGGCGGACAACGCCGGCTGGTAGAGGTTTATTGTCTCATTAAAAGCAAGGCATTGTTTACGATGCTTGATGAGCCGTTCTCACATCTGTCGCCGGTACAGGTGGAGCGTCTGAAGCTGGTAATGGAAGAGGAGTTGCCGGCTAAGGGCTTCCTGGTAACAGATCATATGTATCATTACCTGCTTGGTTTCTGTCACCAGGTATATGTATTGCAGAACGGGAAAACGCATCTTACAAAGAGCCGGGAAGATATTGAGCGGTTAGGTTACCTGGCAGGGGCTTAG
- a CDS encoding DUF4421 family protein — protein sequence MKSCYCGIVLLASFLSVSSFGQTEIDTTYIKPRQHKILARTFLSNNAIEVYGNAKYYKPNNPLNVGVGLSIKNTIVNARMAYGVIALRDKEKFGRSRVLDIQVHRYSRRMVMDVFIQRYKGFFHNIPRENKVELNPSLSVMQIGAEGAYLFNGNKFSARAAFEQSEQQLISTGSFILGGGAYYYKMNLGDSIPVESRIVNNLQFGFNGGYAYSVVLGKHWLLSGMATAGVNFGNEPALVKKAKINIYPTALTRMAASYQQPLWATALLVLVHNKSIYPFESRKLNLTSVNLELSYVRRLNHFFKGRS from the coding sequence ATGAAGTCTTGTTATTGCGGAATAGTGCTATTGGCGTCCTTTTTATCTGTAAGCTCCTTTGGTCAAACGGAGATCGATACAACCTACATCAAACCCAGGCAGCATAAGATATTGGCAAGAACCTTCCTTTCCAATAACGCCATTGAAGTTTATGGTAACGCTAAATATTACAAACCCAATAACCCGCTGAACGTGGGTGTAGGTCTTTCTATCAAAAACACCATCGTGAATGCAAGAATGGCCTATGGCGTCATTGCCTTACGTGATAAAGAGAAATTTGGCAGGTCGCGCGTACTCGACATCCAGGTTCACCGGTACAGCCGCCGCATGGTAATGGACGTGTTTATCCAGCGCTATAAAGGCTTTTTTCACAATATTCCCCGCGAGAATAAAGTGGAATTGAACCCCAGCCTGTCGGTAATGCAAATAGGGGCAGAAGGCGCTTATCTCTTTAATGGCAACAAGTTCTCCGCGCGGGCCGCTTTTGAACAAAGCGAACAGCAACTGATCTCCACCGGCAGCTTCATCCTGGGCGGAGGGGCTTACTACTATAAAATGAACCTGGGCGACAGTATACCGGTTGAAAGCAGGATCGTCAATAACCTGCAATTCGGATTCAACGGCGGTTATGCCTATTCCGTAGTATTGGGAAAACACTGGTTGCTATCAGGTATGGCTACAGCTGGGGTGAACTTTGGAAATGAACCCGCCCTGGTAAAGAAAGCAAAAATTAATATTTACCCTACGGCGCTCACCCGAATGGCGGCATCGTACCAGCAGCCGCTCTGGGCCACCGCCCTGCTGGTACTGGTACATAACAAATCGATTTATCCATTTGAATCCAGGAAGCTGAACCTTACCTCCGTGAACCTGGAGCTTTCTTATGTACGGCGACTGAATCATTTCTTCAAGGGCAGATCGTAA
- a CDS encoding HPP family protein, with protein MKKIIQRQVRIARYVMYRETLLDFRDHVWTFVGAFCGIAIIGLMARGRFEMVDNVFLIGSFGASCVLVYGVVNSPLAQPRNLVGGHVVSAIVGVTVHYMLPNEIWLASALAVAMSIVGMQITKTLHPPGGATALIANIGSEKIKSLGYMYVLCPVLAGVLILLLVALLVNNLAPHRSYPLNRNWKKMLLRRYRRS; from the coding sequence GTGAAGAAAATTATACAACGACAGGTGCGTATAGCCCGTTATGTCATGTATCGTGAAACCTTACTGGATTTCAGGGATCATGTATGGACGTTTGTAGGCGCTTTTTGTGGGATCGCCATTATCGGGCTTATGGCCCGGGGGCGGTTTGAAATGGTGGACAATGTGTTTCTGATCGGCTCTTTCGGGGCGTCGTGCGTGCTGGTATATGGCGTTGTGAATAGCCCGCTGGCGCAGCCCCGCAACCTGGTGGGCGGGCATGTGGTGAGTGCTATCGTGGGCGTGACGGTTCATTATATGCTACCCAATGAAATATGGCTGGCTTCGGCGCTGGCGGTGGCGATGTCGATTGTGGGGATGCAGATCACCAAAACCTTACATCCGCCGGGAGGCGCCACTGCGCTGATCGCGAATATAGGATCGGAAAAGATCAAGTCGCTCGGGTATATGTATGTATTATGTCCCGTGCTGGCGGGTGTGCTTATTCTGCTGCTGGTGGCCCTTTTGGTGAACAACCTGGCGCCGCACCGGAGTTATCCTTTGAACAGGAACTGGAAAAAGATGCTGCTACGCAGGTACCGCCGGTCCTGA
- a CDS encoding DUF6686 family protein, with product MKQKPMCHYKTLYYDNNSGYIIHCMECDHIQIGYGNILITFHLDDFATFRQWLKHVENTQTIPEDSAEYHIKSIVVPTPCEGLKLLLSSRELVEFNHMLDTADTELQSLALLKLFNNAGDTAC from the coding sequence ATGAAACAAAAGCCTATGTGTCATTACAAAACCTTGTACTACGATAATAATAGCGGTTATATCATCCATTGCATGGAATGTGATCATATACAGATAGGCTACGGCAATATCCTCATCACCTTTCATCTCGATGACTTTGCCACCTTCCGTCAATGGCTGAAACACGTAGAAAACACCCAAACCATCCCTGAAGATTCAGCAGAATATCACATTAAATCGATAGTGGTGCCCACGCCCTGCGAAGGATTAAAATTGCTGCTCAGTTCCAGGGAGCTCGTCGAGTTCAATCATATGCTCGACACTGCCGACACAGAACTGCAGTCGCTGGCTTTGCTGAAGTTATTTAACAATGCGGGGGATACGGCCTGTTAG
- a CDS encoding toxin-antitoxin system YwqK family antitoxin yields the protein MRLIILVLLLMPFLSQAQYKNYKLSVKGDTLNIVDAKGLKQGKWIVRVEALRGEPGYEEEGEFKNDRKEGVWRRYNLTGDLVAMENYRWGMKDGICRYFTIMGEEHQESWRAVNPDKEYDTIEVPDPVDPYKVSMVEIKIEGRSLRHGTWRFYDPASGTIIRTETWFMDKKEDPNKKLLTGTSAADSTLSIRKKLSDENKPKEVKEYDKKNSGKKNYKVREGRTGY from the coding sequence ATGCGTTTGATCATCCTGGTTCTTTTGTTAATGCCTTTTTTATCGCAGGCCCAGTATAAGAACTATAAGCTGAGCGTGAAAGGGGATACGCTGAATATTGTTGATGCCAAAGGCTTAAAGCAGGGCAAATGGATCGTTCGTGTAGAAGCACTGCGCGGTGAGCCGGGATATGAAGAAGAAGGGGAATTCAAAAATGACAGGAAAGAAGGCGTTTGGCGCCGCTATAACCTCACCGGCGATCTTGTTGCCATGGAAAACTACAGGTGGGGAATGAAAGACGGTATTTGCCGCTACTTTACCATTATGGGAGAGGAGCACCAGGAGAGCTGGCGCGCCGTGAACCCCGATAAGGAATATGATACAATAGAAGTACCTGACCCTGTTGACCCTTATAAGGTGTCGATGGTGGAGATTAAGATCGAAGGCAGGTCGCTCCGGCATGGCACCTGGCGGTTTTATGATCCGGCCAGCGGGACCATCATACGTACCGAAACCTGGTTTATGGATAAAAAGGAAGATCCCAATAAGAAACTGCTTACCGGTACCAGCGCTGCAGATTCAACCTTGTCCATCAGGAAAAAGCTGTCGGACGAGAATAAGCCAAAAGAAGTAAAGGAATACGATAAGAAAAACTCCGGTAAAAAGAATTACAAGGTAAGAGAGGGGCGTACAGGCTACTAA
- the aroQ gene encoding type II 3-dehydroquinate dehydratase, whose amino-acid sequence MKIAIINGPNLNLLGVREPGIYGSQGFDTYFEQLRTIFPNITFHYYQSNVEGELINELQRVGFDFDGIVLNPGGYTHTSVAIGDAIAAITTPVIETHISNVHAREEFRRLSHVSAKCKGTICGLGLKGYELAVRWLSEAK is encoded by the coding sequence ATGAAGATCGCGATCATTAACGGGCCTAACCTTAACTTATTGGGCGTGAGGGAACCCGGCATTTATGGCAGCCAGGGGTTCGATACTTATTTTGAACAGCTGCGTACCATTTTCCCAAATATTACGTTTCATTATTACCAGAGCAACGTGGAAGGGGAGCTGATCAATGAATTACAAAGGGTGGGATTTGATTTTGACGGTATTGTGCTGAACCCGGGTGGATATACCCATACTTCCGTTGCTATTGGCGATGCCATCGCGGCTATTACCACGCCGGTTATTGAAACGCATATCAGTAATGTTCATGCCAGGGAGGAATTCCGGAGATTATCGCATGTGTCGGCCAAATGTAAAGGCACCATCTGCGGGCTGGGCTTGAAAGGGTATGAGCTGGCGGTAAGATGGTTGTCGGAAGCTAAATAA
- a CDS encoding SymE family type I addiction module toxin — MTAKLVSMYERRLKVVYKHTNSLYYTSNNRVPWINISGRWLEKAGFLIGESVTVSVESDRLTITKCPENDGMLKKRV, encoded by the coding sequence ATGACAGCAAAATTAGTCTCCATGTACGAAAGGCGCCTGAAAGTAGTTTACAAGCATACTAATAGCTTGTATTACACCAGTAACAACCGGGTGCCGTGGATAAATATTAGTGGCCGCTGGCTGGAAAAAGCAGGTTTTTTAATAGGTGAATCCGTTACAGTTTCCGTAGAATCGGATCGCCTTACTATTACTAAATGCCCTGAAAATGATGGTATGCTAAAGAAGAGGGTGTAA
- a CDS encoding sensor histidine kinase, translating into MQSSPVGKIPATSSGGLTVVHSPLMVYFGMFAHEVRNQIGAAVTACEYLKRGNVSDNIVNTLTLAVTDTLGILDNMLMTVKIESGVLSVHPALESFNITEWANKTVTPFYSYPNHKQTNIVLSVSPYINMATIVTDRVKLSQILHNLLSNAIKFCDRNTTVAVNIRVQCYRLIITVTNKGSYISADQLKNLFVPFQQLDKGKAGNGLGLYLCRIYAETLGGSIMADSKEGITTFTVEVPVTISQ; encoded by the coding sequence ATGCAAAGTTCACCTGTTGGAAAAATACCAGCAACAAGTTCAGGCGGTCTAACGGTTGTACATAGTCCGCTTATGGTTTATTTCGGAATGTTTGCGCATGAAGTAAGAAACCAGATTGGTGCAGCAGTTACCGCCTGCGAATATCTTAAAAGGGGAAACGTGTCTGACAATATTGTAAACACGCTTACCCTTGCTGTTACGGATACTTTAGGTATTCTGGATAATATGCTTATGACGGTTAAAATTGAATCCGGTGTGTTATCTGTACACCCTGCATTAGAAAGTTTCAATATCACTGAATGGGCAAACAAAACCGTAACTCCATTTTACAGCTACCCCAATCATAAGCAAACCAATATTGTGCTTTCAGTTAGTCCATACATAAATATGGCCACAATAGTAACTGACAGAGTTAAATTAAGCCAGATACTCCATAATCTTCTATCTAATGCCATAAAGTTCTGCGATAGAAATACCACTGTTGCTGTAAACATCAGGGTACAGTGTTATAGGCTTATAATTACTGTTACTAACAAAGGCAGCTATATCTCTGCGGATCAGCTAAAGAACTTGTTTGTACCATTTCAGCAGCTGGATAAAGGCAAAGCTGGCAACGGGCTCGGCCTGTACTTGTGCCGCATTTACGCAGAAACATTGGGCGGTTCTATTATGGCTGACAGTAAAGAGGGCATTACCACATTCACTGTCGAAGTGCCTGTAACAATCAGCCAGTAA
- a CDS encoding helix-turn-helix domain-containing protein, whose product MSNTNQPHHGKNFKRMREILGIKQEAVALELGEDWDQKKVSRLEEKEIIPDDLMEEIAKILKVPADAIKNFDEEKTINFISNTFHDSLNGSAVASTLYNCSFNPIDKLVEVYDALLKEKDEKAALLERLLNEKK is encoded by the coding sequence ATGTCAAACACTAATCAGCCACACCACGGTAAGAACTTTAAACGCATGAGGGAAATTCTGGGCATTAAACAGGAAGCTGTAGCCCTTGAATTAGGCGAAGATTGGGATCAAAAAAAGGTATCAAGGCTGGAAGAAAAGGAAATAATCCCCGATGATCTTATGGAAGAAATAGCAAAGATTTTAAAAGTACCAGCAGACGCAATTAAGAATTTTGATGAGGAAAAAACCATCAATTTTATATCTAATACTTTTCACGATAGCTTAAATGGTAGTGCAGTAGCAAGTACATTGTACAATTGTTCTTTTAATCCTATTGATAAACTGGTGGAAGTTTATGATGCTCTTTTAAAAGAGAAGGATGAAAAAGCAGCCTTATTGGAAAGATTGCTTAATGAAAAAAAATAG